The Geotalea uraniireducens Rf4 genome window below encodes:
- a CDS encoding PilZ domain-containing protein, whose translation MDERRNFSRVDFAVEALIKQGAASFKGEVRNISLKGILVETSETLVPASPVEVTIYLTGMPPYIAINATGTLVRSEGNCVGIKFDKIDADSFAHLRNIVSYRCGDADKVIGEFFTYLDGRNRND comes from the coding sequence GTGGATGAGAGACGAAATTTTTCTCGTGTGGATTTTGCCGTTGAGGCACTCATAAAACAGGGTGCTGCATCCTTCAAGGGTGAGGTGAGAAATATCAGTCTGAAAGGGATTCTTGTCGAGACCAGCGAAACATTGGTTCCCGCTTCGCCCGTGGAAGTCACGATTTATCTGACCGGGATGCCGCCGTATATTGCCATCAATGCTACCGGTACGTTGGTAAGGAGCGAGGGAAACTGCGTTGGGATAAAATTCGATAAAATAGATGCGGACTCTTTTGCCCACCTGAGAAACATTGTCTCGTACCGATGCGGAGATGCAGACAAAGTCATCGGCGAGTTCTTTACGTACCTTGACGGACGCAACCGGAATGATTAA
- a CDS encoding class II fructose-bisphosphate aldolase, which produces MTATGSDFTKALEIGRPPNVTKLFPNSKALLVSGKVIDRAMSAKGHALALAANGRNQFVIRGVLMAAQRANAAVIIEIAKSEGGRSSYCAVNYWNMARQVDALCNELGITVPVAIHADHYGIKNDKDLADAKVEVPTMFEAGITSIAIDASHLPDDKNLLANLAINPCIPKWAGLETEVGEIKGKEGLSTVPEALFLIRGLNAHDIFPDWIALNNGTTHGIEASDTGIQVQLTADIHKALEKYRISGAQHGTSGNSSERLREIAAKTATTKANVATALQMISWGLEVNDYGNAQLDADGNFIKVKGEGVTEEMWAEMVAYADSKGWKKGDYKSLNLPFENKLLAQPLAVRERMARRVEDFVYKMITEVFNSQNTAPLAIEAILKAGSYDPGPKASRIEDPAEWTESKIVERAVGLTGDKGPAGNFDD; this is translated from the coding sequence ATGACAGCAACCGGTTCAGATTTTACGAAGGCGCTTGAGATAGGCCGGCCGCCCAACGTGACGAAGCTGTTCCCCAATTCAAAGGCCCTGCTGGTCAGCGGCAAGGTGATAGACAGGGCTATGAGTGCCAAAGGGCATGCCCTGGCGCTTGCCGCAAACGGACGGAACCAGTTTGTCATTCGTGGTGTGCTCATGGCCGCACAACGGGCCAATGCGGCTGTCATTATCGAGATCGCCAAGTCTGAAGGGGGGCGGTCGTCTTACTGTGCGGTCAATTACTGGAACATGGCGCGGCAGGTCGATGCGCTCTGCAACGAACTGGGGATCACCGTTCCTGTCGCCATTCATGCCGACCATTACGGCATCAAGAACGACAAGGATCTTGCCGATGCGAAGGTGGAGGTCCCCACCATGTTCGAGGCGGGAATCACCTCAATAGCCATCGATGCGTCGCACCTCCCCGATGACAAGAATCTCCTCGCCAATCTCGCCATCAACCCCTGCATTCCAAAATGGGCCGGGCTGGAGACGGAGGTAGGGGAGATCAAGGGCAAGGAAGGCCTTTCCACAGTGCCTGAGGCGCTGTTCCTCATCCGGGGACTGAATGCCCATGATATCTTCCCTGACTGGATAGCTCTCAACAACGGCACCACCCATGGCATCGAGGCAAGTGATACCGGCATCCAGGTGCAGTTAACCGCCGATATTCACAAGGCGCTTGAGAAATACAGGATTTCCGGCGCCCAGCACGGCACTTCCGGCAACAGCTCCGAGCGGCTGCGGGAGATTGCTGCCAAGACCGCCACCACCAAGGCAAATGTCGCAACCGCACTGCAGATGATCTCCTGGGGGCTGGAGGTGAATGATTACGGTAATGCCCAGCTTGATGCCGACGGAAATTTCATCAAGGTGAAAGGCGAGGGTGTCACCGAGGAGATGTGGGCGGAGATGGTCGCCTATGCCGACTCAAAGGGGTGGAAAAAGGGGGATTACAAGAGTCTCAATCTGCCGTTCGAAAACAAGCTCCTCGCCCAGCCGCTGGCGGTAAGGGAAAGAATGGCCAGGCGGGTGGAAGATTTTGTCTATAAGATGATTACGGAAGTGTTCAACTCGCAGAATACGGCGCCGTTGGCGATCGAGGCGATTCTCAAGGCCGGCAGCTACGATCCGGGGCCGAAGGCGAGCCGGATCGAAGATCCTGCCGAGTGGACGGAAAGCAAAATTGTCGAGCGGGCCGTCGGTTTGACCGGCGATAAAGGGCCGGCTGGGAATTTTGATGACTAG
- a CDS encoding cation-translocating P-type ATPase encodes MHQVSLEEFYRRLRTSPYKGLSSAEAALRLTRDGPNTLVQRKHEPEFVKFLRQMINLFALLLWAGAFLSFLAEWIRPGEGNVFIAVALVGVVLLNGTFGYYQQHKAEQIMASFRDMLPPMARVIRDGILRQIPAAQLVRGDVILLEEGDQVPADARLFEVSGLKVDNSSLTGESEPQLRTTYQTDKRLLESRNVVFSGTTAQTGEGKAVVFATGMKTQIGRTADLTQTVATREIPIRREIRHFTRIISLIAVVMGGVVFLVSFFLLENPLLAKLIFAIGIIVANVPEGLLPTVTLCLSIAARRMAENKALIKNLESVETLGCTTVICTDKTGTLTQNRMEVKRLFLNECIHTEADARFEPEELEKLQLVASLCNNAHLKPDDPTQYLGDPTEGALLVFSQRFHDVNVCQAACPRLYEEPFTAATKLMVTINLVEGKQLACLKGAPDVAIGMCDSILINGRPLPLSEVHRQAYLSAYEEFAGKGERVLLLAYREVEPRESWRNEDLPGGGYIFVGLVGMFDPPRPGVPEAVTAIRGAGVRVVMVTGDYQTTAVAIGRMIGLVTVEKPAVITGEQLRVMGDAMLEWELEEKEVLFARISPEQKLRIVQALQRHGEVVAVTGDGVNDAPALKQADIGVAMGLSGTDVARESADMVLMDDNFATLLPAIREGRTIFDNLKKSIAYTVTHAVPEVAPYLAFLLFGIPLPLTVTLILSIDLGTDMLPAIALASEQAERDIMLIPPRSRKERLVSARLIFLAYGLHGVLEAVAAFYAYFSVLHDGGWRSGTPLAANDPLYLKAVSAFFAAIVICQVANGLMSKTHRQSLLQQGVFSNRWLLVSIAMELALAAAIIGLEPFHLLFGNASLNIGDFFLAWPFAVGMLFLDEGRRWLIRRNVRWVIKLTGC; translated from the coding sequence ATGCATCAGGTTTCCCTTGAAGAGTTTTATCGGCGGCTCAGGACTTCGCCGTATAAAGGTCTGAGCTCTGCCGAGGCTGCATTGCGGTTGACTAGGGATGGCCCCAATACCCTTGTCCAGCGCAAGCATGAGCCGGAGTTCGTGAAATTCCTGCGCCAGATGATCAATCTGTTTGCCCTGCTGTTGTGGGCCGGGGCCTTTTTGTCGTTTCTTGCCGAGTGGATACGGCCCGGCGAGGGGAACGTCTTCATCGCCGTTGCCCTGGTCGGCGTCGTACTTTTGAACGGGACATTCGGTTATTACCAGCAGCACAAGGCCGAACAGATCATGGCCAGTTTCCGCGATATGCTTCCCCCCATGGCCAGGGTGATCCGGGACGGGATACTTCGTCAGATTCCGGCGGCCCAGCTGGTCAGGGGGGATGTGATCCTGCTTGAGGAGGGGGACCAGGTTCCGGCGGATGCGCGTCTCTTCGAGGTTTCAGGCCTGAAGGTGGACAACTCTTCTCTGACCGGTGAATCGGAACCGCAACTGCGCACCACCTATCAGACGGATAAGCGTCTTCTGGAAAGCCGCAACGTGGTATTTTCCGGAACCACGGCCCAGACAGGCGAGGGAAAGGCCGTGGTATTCGCCACCGGGATGAAAACACAGATCGGCCGTACCGCCGACCTTACCCAGACCGTGGCAACCCGTGAAATCCCCATCCGCAGGGAAATCCGCCACTTCACCCGCATTATCTCCCTGATTGCCGTTGTCATGGGTGGCGTCGTCTTCCTCGTCAGTTTTTTTCTCCTGGAAAACCCGCTGCTCGCCAAGCTGATCTTCGCCATCGGCATCATTGTCGCCAATGTGCCGGAAGGTCTCCTTCCCACCGTCACCCTCTGCCTCTCCATCGCTGCCCGGCGGATGGCCGAAAACAAGGCCCTGATCAAGAACCTGGAATCTGTGGAGACTCTTGGCTGCACCACGGTGATCTGCACGGACAAGACCGGAACCCTCACCCAGAACCGGATGGAAGTGAAGCGGCTCTTTCTCAATGAATGCATCCACACCGAGGCTGATGCTCGGTTTGAGCCGGAGGAGCTGGAAAAACTACAGCTGGTGGCGAGCCTGTGCAACAACGCCCATCTGAAGCCGGATGATCCGACGCAGTATCTGGGTGATCCGACCGAGGGGGCGCTGTTGGTCTTTTCCCAGAGGTTTCATGATGTGAACGTCTGCCAGGCGGCTTGTCCTCGCCTTTACGAGGAGCCGTTCACCGCTGCAACGAAGCTGATGGTGACCATCAACCTGGTTGAAGGGAAACAGCTGGCTTGCCTGAAGGGGGCGCCGGATGTGGCCATCGGCATGTGCGACAGCATCCTCATCAACGGCAGGCCGCTCCCCCTGAGCGAGGTCCACCGGCAGGCGTACCTCTCCGCCTACGAGGAATTTGCCGGCAAGGGGGAGCGTGTGCTGCTCCTCGCCTATCGGGAGGTGGAGCCCCGCGAATCCTGGCGCAACGAGGATCTGCCGGGGGGCGGTTACATATTTGTCGGGTTGGTGGGTATGTTCGATCCGCCGAGGCCGGGGGTGCCGGAAGCGGTGACGGCGATTCGCGGCGCCGGGGTCCGTGTGGTGATGGTCACCGGCGATTACCAGACGACCGCCGTGGCCATCGGCAGAATGATCGGGTTGGTGACCGTGGAAAAACCGGCGGTCATCACCGGCGAACAGCTGCGTGTCATGGGCGATGCCATGCTGGAGTGGGAACTGGAGGAGAAGGAGGTGCTCTTCGCCCGCATCTCGCCGGAGCAGAAGCTGCGTATCGTCCAGGCGTTGCAGCGGCATGGCGAGGTGGTGGCGGTGACCGGCGACGGGGTCAACGATGCCCCGGCATTGAAACAGGCCGACATCGGCGTGGCCATGGGGCTCTCGGGGACCGACGTGGCGCGGGAATCAGCGGATATGGTCCTCATGGACGACAACTTCGCCACCCTCCTTCCTGCCATCAGGGAGGGGCGGACCATCTTCGACAACCTGAAAAAATCCATTGCCTATACCGTTACCCATGCCGTGCCGGAGGTTGCCCCGTATCTGGCTTTTCTCCTGTTCGGCATCCCCTTGCCATTGACGGTAACGCTGATTCTCTCCATAGACCTGGGGACCGATATGCTTCCTGCCATTGCCCTGGCTTCGGAACAGGCCGAACGGGACATCATGCTGATCCCTCCGCGGTCCCGCAAGGAGCGGCTGGTCAGCGCAAGGCTCATCTTTCTCGCTTACGGCCTGCATGGGGTATTGGAAGCAGTGGCTGCCTTCTATGCATATTTCAGCGTGCTCCATGACGGTGGATGGCGGTCGGGGACCCCGTTGGCGGCAAATGACCCCCTTTACCTGAAAGCCGTATCCGCCTTCTTTGCCGCAATCGTCATTTGCCAGGTGGCCAACGGCCTGATGAGCAAGACCCATCGCCAGTCGCTGCTGCAACAGGGGGTTTTCTCCAACCGCTGGCTGCTCGTGAGTATTGCTATGGAACTGGCCCTGGCTGCTGCGATTATCGGTCTGGAGCCTTTTCACCTGCTTTTCGGTAACGCGTCTCTGAATATCGGCGACTTTTTCCTGGCCTGGCCATTTGCCGTCGGCATGCTATTCCTGGACGAGGGGCGGCGCTGGCTGATTCGGCGCAATGTGCGCTGGGTAATAAAACTGACCGGTTGTTGA
- the mnmH gene encoding tRNA 2-selenouridine(34) synthase MnmH, with protein sequence MPASVAFNESLLDSHLVVDVRTPLEYEEDHLPAAINVPLLSNEERVEIGTLYKQTGPKEARIRGLELTAGRFPRIVHEIGEAAAGRPILVYCWRGGLRSKTVASILELTGFDAVQLQGGYKAFRNRVIVRFEPFHPPGPLLVLHGMTGIGKTTFILGLNSEEYSVIDLEGLACHRGSAFGELGLSQDLTQKRFETLLWDAFRKLPQGKPVIVEGESKRIGKVSLPGNFYEVMQDSVKVWCNASLETRVERLIAEYGRTEYREGMADALLRIRKKLGGEKYDEIAGYLSRWEMEPFMTELVKNYYDKVYYKNREWREELSLSLEDYAKAERELKAFLQIRKELNASLKLYEPPL encoded by the coding sequence GTGCCCGCAAGCGTCGCATTTAACGAATCACTCCTCGACAGCCACCTCGTGGTGGATGTCCGCACCCCGCTGGAATATGAAGAAGACCATTTACCGGCCGCCATCAACGTCCCCCTTCTCAGCAACGAAGAGCGGGTGGAGATCGGCACCCTTTATAAGCAGACCGGCCCCAAAGAAGCCCGGATACGCGGTCTGGAACTGACCGCCGGCCGTTTCCCGCGGATAGTCCACGAAATCGGGGAAGCGGCGGCAGGGAGGCCGATCCTCGTCTACTGCTGGCGCGGCGGTTTAAGAAGCAAAACCGTCGCCTCCATCCTGGAGCTGACCGGCTTTGATGCCGTGCAGCTGCAAGGGGGATACAAAGCGTTCCGCAATCGGGTCATCGTCCGCTTCGAACCGTTCCATCCCCCCGGCCCACTGCTGGTGCTCCACGGCATGACCGGCATCGGCAAGACCACCTTCATCCTCGGGCTCAACAGTGAAGAGTATTCGGTGATCGACCTGGAAGGCCTCGCCTGCCATCGCGGGTCCGCGTTCGGCGAACTGGGGCTCTCCCAGGATCTCACCCAGAAACGGTTTGAAACCCTCCTCTGGGACGCCTTCAGAAAGCTGCCCCAGGGGAAGCCGGTGATCGTCGAAGGGGAGAGCAAGCGCATCGGCAAGGTCTCGCTGCCGGGGAATTTCTACGAGGTGATGCAGGACAGCGTGAAGGTCTGGTGCAATGCGTCCCTGGAAACACGGGTGGAGCGGCTAATCGCGGAATACGGCAGGACCGAGTATAGGGAAGGGATGGCGGATGCGCTGTTGCGGATCAGGAAAAAACTGGGCGGGGAAAAGTACGATGAGATCGCAGGATATCTCTCCCGCTGGGAGATGGAACCGTTCATGACTGAACTGGTGAAAAACTATTACGACAAGGTCTACTACAAGAACAGGGAATGGCGGGAAGAGCTGTCTCTCTCCCTGGAAGATTATGCAAAGGCGGAAAGGGAATTGAAGGCATTCCTTCAGATAAGAAAAGAGCTGAACGCCAGTCTGAAACTGTATGAACCGCCTCTGTAA
- a CDS encoding KilA-N domain-containing protein yields the protein MKNRTISVKGREITVSRKEREDYISLTDIARYKNPNEPIDVIKNWLRNRSTIEFIGLWEQLHNPDFKAVEFDRFKYEAGGNTFVLSPGKWIEATDAIGITTKSGRYGGTFAHQDIAFEFASWVSAEFKLYLLKEFQRLKQQEFEQKHLEWNVSRTIAKVNYLIHTDAIKENLIPLDLAKSRQTYIYADEADLLNLALFGKTAKDWRTEHPEMKGNIRDYASLEQLVVLSNLESFNAEMIKMQIPAEQRLQKLNKTAIEQMKILVSNKSMKALA from the coding sequence ATGAAAAATCGAACCATCAGCGTGAAGGGGAGAGAGATCACGGTTTCCCGCAAAGAGCGGGAAGACTATATCTCGCTGACCGATATCGCCAGATACAAGAATCCGAACGAACCGATAGACGTTATCAAAAACTGGCTGCGCAATCGGAGCACTATCGAGTTCATAGGCTTGTGGGAGCAACTGCACAATCCGGATTTTAAAGCGGTCGAATTCGACCGCTTTAAGTACGAGGCTGGCGGCAATACCTTTGTTCTCTCTCCCGGTAAATGGATTGAAGCCACCGATGCCATAGGCATCACGACAAAATCGGGAAGATATGGCGGGACCTTTGCCCATCAGGACATAGCATTTGAATTTGCCTCATGGGTAAGCGCCGAGTTCAAGCTGTATCTCCTGAAAGAGTTCCAACGCCTGAAACAGCAGGAGTTTGAGCAGAAACATCTGGAGTGGAACGTTTCCCGCACCATCGCCAAAGTCAACTATCTGATTCATACCGACGCCATTAAAGAAAACCTGATACCGCTTGACCTGGCAAAATCCAGGCAGACATATATCTATGCCGATGAGGCCGATCTGCTGAACCTTGCCTTGTTTGGGAAAACCGCCAAGGACTGGAGAACGGAACACCCTGAAATGAAAGGGAATATCCGTGATTATGCTTCATTGGAGCAGTTGGTGGTCCTTTCGAATCTTGAGAGCTTCAATGCTGAAATGATCAAAATGCAGATACCGGCAGAGCAACGATTGCAGAAGCTGAACAAGACCGCTATTGAGCAGATGAAAATACTGGTATCAAATAAATCCATGAAGGCGTTGGCATAA
- a CDS encoding DUF2156 domain-containing protein — protein sequence MEVPNYPAKRPLALDDKPMLDGIFAGLQPRVSEFTFANLYLFRSVHAYCLTMVGDALVVMGKGYAGDDYFLPPLTGDIAAALSVLLNDGLTLYGADEPFVERYFQGGNVDVAAERNSFDYLHLRSEMAELPGNRFHKKKNRINYFARRHAYQVELYADSHREGALQLLDEWYRVRSEVASGSLLPETEATRDALAMAGQLGLAGVVVLVEGKVRAFVLGERLNSDTSVCHFEKADPFLDGLNQLADREFNRLLFADCIYVNREQDLGEPNLRESKLSYHPVELIKKFKVRARR from the coding sequence ATGGAGGTTCCGAACTATCCTGCCAAGAGACCGCTGGCGCTTGATGATAAACCGATGCTGGACGGTATCTTTGCCGGACTTCAGCCGCGGGTTTCCGAGTTCACCTTTGCCAACCTTTACCTGTTCCGTTCGGTCCATGCCTATTGCCTTACCATGGTGGGGGATGCGCTGGTGGTGATGGGAAAGGGATATGCGGGTGACGACTATTTCCTTCCGCCGCTTACCGGCGATATTGCAGCGGCGTTGTCGGTGCTGCTCAATGACGGTTTGACGCTTTATGGGGCAGATGAGCCATTCGTGGAGCGCTATTTCCAGGGGGGTAATGTGGATGTCGCTGCAGAGCGTAACAGCTTCGACTACCTGCATCTCCGGTCGGAGATGGCGGAGTTGCCGGGCAACCGCTTTCATAAGAAGAAAAACCGGATCAATTATTTTGCCCGCAGGCATGCGTACCAGGTGGAGCTTTATGCGGACAGTCATCGGGAAGGGGCGCTTCAGCTCCTTGATGAATGGTATCGGGTCCGCTCGGAGGTCGCCAGCGGTTCCCTCCTGCCGGAGACTGAGGCAACGCGCGATGCGCTGGCAATGGCCGGTCAGCTCGGGCTCGCGGGTGTTGTCGTGCTGGTCGAAGGAAAGGTCAGGGCCTTCGTCCTGGGGGAGAGGTTGAATAGCGACACCTCTGTCTGCCATTTCGAAAAGGCCGACCCTTTCCTCGACGGACTCAACCAGCTTGCCGACCGGGAATTCAACCGCCTGCTCTTTGCCGACTGTATCTACGTGAACCGGGAACAGGACCTGGGAGAGCCGAATCTCCGCGAGTCGAAACTTTCCTACCATCCCGTGGAACTGATAAAAAAGTTTAAAGTGCGGGCTCGACGGTAA
- a CDS encoding DUF4149 domain-containing protein produces MQILTIIYRLAVALWVGGIGIFTFILTPIIFKSFGRDLAGRIVGEVFPAYFRWGLACGVVALAALIAVRGKNFIPALVIVIVMLLLTSFDAFYLEPHLAQLKRDIPSFETTPKDHPLRKEFSKLHGVSAVCNLSVFSGGVILIVLL; encoded by the coding sequence ATGCAGATTCTCACGATCATCTACCGCCTGGCCGTGGCCTTATGGGTCGGCGGCATCGGAATTTTCACCTTTATCTTAACGCCCATAATCTTCAAATCATTCGGCAGGGATCTGGCCGGCCGCATCGTCGGGGAGGTCTTCCCTGCCTATTTCCGCTGGGGGCTTGCCTGCGGCGTTGTGGCCCTCGCCGCACTCATTGCGGTGCGGGGGAAGAATTTTATCCCGGCGCTCGTCATTGTCATCGTCATGCTGCTTCTCACCTCGTTCGACGCATTTTACCTTGAGCCGCATCTGGCGCAGCTTAAAAGAGATATCCCCTCCTTTGAAACCACGCCGAAGGACCATCCGTTGCGCAAGGAATTCTCGAAGCTGCATGGCGTTTCTGCTGTCTGCAATTTGTCGGTTTTCAGCGGCGGGGTGATTTTAATCGTACTCCTGTGA